From the Bacillus sp. FJAT-22090 genome, the window GCTATCAAAGTATCTCGTATAATGGCATTACTACCATTTACTTCTGAAGAGAGATAAGTTTAAAAAATATAAGGACCGGGAAACCGGTCTTTTTTTTATTGTTAAATTACCTATTATTTCTAGGCCGAACAAAAGAAATTTAGTTGTAAGAAGAAATCTGTTACAATGAAAAGATGATTACAACAAAGGAAGGTCCCTCATGCAAAAAAATCAGACAAGCTATTTAACATATGGAGCAATGATTATTGCACTATTTGCTATCCTTTTAGCAATGTCCGTGTATGTTCCTTTTCTAACATTGATCACTTCATTAATTGCGCCCTTACCAATTGCTTGGTTTAGCGCTAAGTTTGAAAGAAAATATGCAGTATATGTAACGTTAATTGGAATAGTTATCTCCATTATTATCGGTGGTATTTTAGGTTTAATATTTGCGGTAACTGCGGCACCACTAGGGTTGATCATCGGAGATTCTATTAGGACTAATAAATCAAAACTATATATATTCATGTTTTCGGGAATTTTTGTATTGCTCATGTCTGCGATACAATACATAATATCTATTTTATTTCTAAATATTAATGTTGTTGAGCAATTTTTTGAAGCCTTTAAAATATACTACGACCAAGTAGAAAAAATAATGGCTTCTGTTGGACAGTTACCAAAGGACTATGATGAACGGGTAGCAGATGCATTATTAGCATTCAAAATGATGATGCCGTCTTATTTTATTGCAACAATGTTTATCGTTGCGTTCATCTATTTGACCATTAACTTATCTTTATTAAAGAAGCTGAAAGTAAAAGTACCTAAGTTTCCAAAGTTTATGCATTTTAAACTACCTAAAGCGGTGTTATGGTATTATTTAATCGTATCTATTTTAACCTTGATCATTTCTTATGAGATTGGATCATTTGGGTATATGGCAACGGTTAACGCTATGTTTATTTTGCGAGCTCTTTTGTTTTTACAAGGGGTTTCATTGATTCACTATTATTTTCATTTACAAGGCTATCCAAGGTGGACGGCAATTCTTGGAACATTTTTAGCCATACCGTTATTTACGTTTACCATTATACTAGGTGTTTTTGACTTAGGATTTAATTTGAGAAGTTATTTACAAGGCAGGCACAAAAAATAAGGAGCTGATCAGGTGGCGTCTTTTTTTAGAAAACGACCAATTCGATATCCACTCATTTTGTTTATGCTTCTCGGAGGGGTTGCATCTTATTTACTCCTGTCTAACAATTTAATCGTTGGGTTATTATTCGCTTTATTAGTTATTGGAGTATCTATATATGGATGGATTTTAGAAAAGCGGGTTTACGAAGAAACGGAAAGACATATCGAAACCCTATCTTATCGCATGAAAAAAGTCGGAGAAGAAGCATTGCTCGAAATGCCAATCGGTATATTATTGATAAATGATCAATATATCATTGAATGGGCAAATCCCTATATGACTCAAAAGCTTCCGTTCGATACGATTATTGGTGAAGAGCTTCTGTCTATATCAAAAGACTTTCAACAGCTTATTAAGCAAGAGGATTCGAAAGAGATTACGATTTCCTTAGATAACAATGATTATAAAGTATTTTATAAGGCGGAAGAAAAATTACTATACTTCTTTGATATAACAGAACAAGTAGAAATTGAATCGTTGTATTACGGAGATAGAACGGTTATTGCTGTTCTCTACATCGATAATTACGATGAAATCGCACAAGGTATGGACGATCAAACAAGAGGACAGTTAAATAGTATTGTTACTTCTTGTGTAAATGACTGGGGAGCTAAGTACGGTATATACGTAAAAAGAATTTCCTCTGATCGCTTCTTAGCTGTATTCAATGAATCAATTCTCGTAGAGCTAGAAAAAAATAAATTCTCTATATTAGATGATATACGAGAAACAACTTCTAAATTTGGCTTCTCCTTAACGTTAAGTGTAGGGGTAGGTGCGGGATCTACTTCGTTAGTCGAACTGGGAGAACTATCACAATCGAGCTTGGATCTAGTACTTGGAAGAGGAGGAGATCAAGTAGCGATAAAACAGCCAAATGGAAAAGTAAAATTTTATGGTGGAAAAACAAACCCCGTAGAAAAAAGGACACGTGTAAGAGCGCGAGTGATTTCACATGCTCTTCGTGATTTAATCCAGGATAGTGATCAAGTGTTTGTTATGGGCCACAGGTTGCCGGATATGGATGCCATTGGAGCAGCAGTAGGGGTTAGAAAAATGGCTCAAATGAATAAGGTCGAAGGTTATGTAGTAATCGATTTTAATGAATTAGACAAAAGTGTTCTCCGATTAATGGATGAAATTAAAGGAAAACCGGAGCTTTTTGAGCGTTTTATTAGTCCAGAAGAAGCTATTAATAGAATGACCGATAAAACTTTATTAGTAGTAGTGGATACACATAAACCTAGTCTTGTTATAGATGAAAAATTATTAAATAGAGCAGAAAAGAGAGTTGTTATTGATCACCATCGAAGAGGTGAGGAGTTCATTTCCAATACTTTACTTGTGTATATGGAACCATATGCATCCTCGACGGCAGAACTGGTAACAGAGTTAATAGAATACCAACCGAAGAATGAAAAAATAACAATGCTTGAAGCTACCTCTATGCTTGCAGGAATAATTGTAGACACTAAGAGTTTCACGCTTCGTACAGGTGCTAGAACCTTTGAAGCAGCGTCTTATCTTCGAACACAAGGTGCAGATACTGTTTTAGTACAAAGGTTGTTAAAAGAAGATATAGATACGTATATTGAACGTTCTAAAATTGTTCAAACAGTAGAATTTTTTAAGCCAGGTGTTGCTATTGCGCATGGCGCAGAAAATGCTTCCTATAGCCAAGTATTACTAGCACAAACTGCAGATATTCTATTAACAATGAATAATATATCAGCTTCGTTTGTAGTTGGTTATAGAAGTGATTCAATTATTGGAATTAGTGCAAGATCTCTAGGCGACGTAAATGTACAGTTAATAATGGAAAGATTAAGCGGTGGTGGTCATTTAACCAATGCTGCGTGCCAACTAGAAAATGCGACAATTGATGAAGCTATTAATATGCTAAAAACAGCAATTGAAGAGACATTAGAAGGAGGAACAGGGGAATGAGAGTAGTATTTTTAAAAGATGTAAAAGGTAAAGGTAAAAAAGGTGAAGTTAAAGAAGTAGCTGATGGATATGCACATAATTTTTTATTAAAAAATAAACTTGCTGTTGAAGCAAATGCAGCAGCAATTAGTGCATTAGAAGGCCAAAAGAAAAAATCAGAAAAAGAAGCAGCAGAGGAACTAGCTGAAGCGAAAAAGTTAAAAGAA encodes:
- a CDS encoding YybS family protein — translated: MQKNQTSYLTYGAMIIALFAILLAMSVYVPFLTLITSLIAPLPIAWFSAKFERKYAVYVTLIGIVISIIIGGILGLIFAVTAAPLGLIIGDSIRTNKSKLYIFMFSGIFVLLMSAIQYIISILFLNINVVEQFFEAFKIYYDQVEKIMASVGQLPKDYDERVADALLAFKMMMPSYFIATMFIVAFIYLTINLSLLKKLKVKVPKFPKFMHFKLPKAVLWYYLIVSILTLIISYEIGSFGYMATVNAMFILRALLFLQGVSLIHYYFHLQGYPRWTAILGTFLAIPLFTFTIILGVFDLGFNLRSYLQGRHKK
- a CDS encoding DHH family phosphoesterase; this translates as MLLGGVASYLLLSNNLIVGLLFALLVIGVSIYGWILEKRVYEETERHIETLSYRMKKVGEEALLEMPIGILLINDQYIIEWANPYMTQKLPFDTIIGEELLSISKDFQQLIKQEDSKEITISLDNNDYKVFYKAEEKLLYFFDITEQVEIESLYYGDRTVIAVLYIDNYDEIAQGMDDQTRGQLNSIVTSCVNDWGAKYGIYVKRISSDRFLAVFNESILVELEKNKFSILDDIRETTSKFGFSLTLSVGVGAGSTSLVELGELSQSSLDLVLGRGGDQVAIKQPNGKVKFYGGKTNPVEKRTRVRARVISHALRDLIQDSDQVFVMGHRLPDMDAIGAAVGVRKMAQMNKVEGYVVIDFNELDKSVLRLMDEIKGKPELFERFISPEEAINRMTDKTLLVVVDTHKPSLVIDEKLLNRAEKRVVIDHHRRGEEFISNTLLVYMEPYASSTAELVTELIEYQPKNEKITMLEATSMLAGIIVDTKSFTLRTGARTFEAASYLRTQGADTVLVQRLLKEDIDTYIERSKIVQTVEFFKPGVAIAHGAENASYSQVLLAQTADILLTMNNISASFVVGYRSDSIIGISARSLGDVNVQLIMERLSGGGHLTNAACQLENATIDEAINMLKTAIEETLEGGTGE